The DNA region NNNNNNNNNNNNNNNNNNNNNNNNNNNNNNNNNNNNNNNNNNNNNNNNNNNNNNNNNNNNNNNNNNNNNNNNNNNNNNNNNNNNNNNNNNNNNNNNNNNNNNNNNNNNNNNNNNNNNNNNNNNNNNNNNNNNNNNNNNNNNNNNNNNNNNNNNNNNNNNNNNNNNNNNNNNNNNNNNNNNNNNNNNNNNNNNNNNNNNNNNNNNNNNNNNNNNNNNNNNNNNNNNNNNNNNNNNNNNNNNNNNNNNNNNNNNNNNNNNNNNNNNNNNNNNNNNNNNNNNNNNNNNNNNNNNNNNNNNNNNNNNNNNNNNNNNNNNNNNNNNNNNNNNNNNNNNNNNNNNNNNNNNNNNNNNNNNNNNNNNNNNNNNNNNNNNNNNNNNNNNNNNNNNNNNNNNNNNNNNNNNNNNNNNNNNNNNNNNNNNNNNNNNNNNNNNNNNNNNNNNNNNNNNNNNNNNNNNNNNNNNNNNNNNNNNNNNNNNNNNNNNNNNNNNNNNNNNNNNNNNNNNNNNNNNNNNNNNNNNNNNNNNNNNNNNNNNNNNNNNNNNNNNNNNNNNNNNNNNNNNNNNNNNNNNNNNNNNNNNNNNNNNNNNNNNNNNNNNNNNNNNNNNNNNNNNNNNNNNNNNNNNNNNNNNNNNNNNNNNNNNNNNNNNNNNNNNNNNNNNNNNNNNNNNNNNNNNNNNNNNNNNNNNNNNNNNNNNNNNNNNNNNNNNNNNNNNNNNNNNNNNNNNNNNNNNNNNNNNNNNNNNNNNNNNNNNNNNNNNNNNNNNNNNNNNNNNNNNNNNNNNNNNNNNNNNNNNNNNNNNNNNNNNNNNNNNNNNNNNNNNNNNNNNNNNNNNNNNNNNNNNNNNNNNNNNNNNNNNNNNNNNNNNNNNNNNNNNNNNNNNNNNNNNNNNNNNNNNNNNNNNNNNNNNNNNNNNNNNNNNNNNNNNNNNNNNNNNNNNNNNNNNNNNNNNNNNNNNNNNNNNNNNNNNNNNNNNNNNNNNNNNNNNNNNNNNNNNNNNNNNNNNNNNNNNNNNNNNNNNNNNNNNNNNNNNNNNNNNNNNNNNNNNNNNNNNNNNNNNNNNNNNNNNNNNNNNNNNNNNNNNNNNNNNNNNNNNNNNNNNNNNNNNNNNNNNNNNNNNNNNNNNNNNNNNNNNNNNNNNNNNNNNNNNNNNNNNNNNNNNNNNNNNNNNNNNNNNNNNNNNNNNNNNNNNNNNNNNNNNNNNNNNNNNNNNNNNNNNNNNNNNNNNNNNNNNNNNNNNNNNNNNNNNNNNNNNNNNNNNNNNNNNNNNNNNNNNNNNNNNNNNNNNNNNNNNNNNNNNNNNNNNNNNNNNNNNNNNNNNNNNNNNNNNNNNNNNNNNNNNNNNNNNNNNNNNNNNNNNNNNNNNNNNNNNNNNNNNNNNNNNNNNNNNNNNNNNNNNNNNNNNNNNNNNNNNNNNNNNNNNNNNNNNNNNNNNNNNNNNNNNNNNNNNNNNNNNNNNNNNNNNNNNNNNNNNNNNNNNNNNNNNNNNNNNNNNNNNNNNNNNNNNNNNNNNNNNNNNNNNNNNNNNNNNNNNNNNNNNNNNNNNNNNNNNNNNNNNNNNNNNNNNNNNNNNNNNNNNNNNNNNNNNNNNNNNNNNNNNNNNNNNNNNNNNNNNNNNNNNNNNNNNNNNNNNNNNNNNNNNNNNNNNNNNNNNNNNNNNNNNNNNNNNNNNNNNNNNNNNNNNNNNNNNNNNNNNNNNNNNNNNNNNNNNNNNNNNNNNNNNNNNNNNNNNNNNNNNNNNNNNNNNNNNNNNNNNNNNNNNNNNNNNNNNNNNNNNNNNNNNNNNNNNNNNNNNNNNNNNNNNNNNNNNNNNNNNNNNNNNNNNNNNNNNNNNNNNNNNNNNNNNNNNNNNNNNNNNNNNNNNNNNNNNNNNNNNNNNNNNNNNNNNNNNNNNNNNNNNNNNNNNNNNNNNNNNNNNNNNNNNNNNNNNNNNNNNNNNNNNNNNNNNNNNNNNNNNNNNNNNNNNNNNNNNNNNNNNNNNNNNNNNNNNNNNNNNNNNNNNNNNNNNNNNNNNNNNNNNNNNNNNNNNNNNNNNNNNNNNNNNNNNNNNNNNNNNNNNNNNNNNNNNNNNNNNNNNNNNNNNNNNNNNNNNNNNNNNNNNNNNNNNNNNNNNNNNNNNNNNNNNNNNNNNNNNNNNNNNNNNNNNNNNNNNNNNNNNNNNNNNNNNNNNNNNNNNNNNNNNNNNNNNNNNNNNNNNNNNNNNNNNNNNNNNNNNNNNNNNNNNNNNNNNNNNNNNNNNNNNNNNNNNNNNNNNNNNNNNNNNNNNNNNNNNNNNNNNNNNNNNNNNNNNNNNNNNNNNNNNNNNNNNNNNNNNNNNNNNNNNNNNNNNNNNNNNNNNNNNNNNNNNNNNNNNNNNNNNNNNNNNNNNNNNNNNNNNNNNNNNNNNNNNNNNNNNNNNNNNNNNNNNNNNNNNNNNNNNNNNNNNNNNNNNNNNNNNNNNNNNNNNNNNNNNNNNNNNNNNNNNNNNNNNNNNNNNNNNNNNNNNNNNNNNNNNNNNNNNNNNNNNNNNNNNNNNNNNNNNNNNNNNNNNNNNNNNNNNNNNNNNNNNNNNNNNNNNNNNNNNNNNNNNNNNNNNNNNNNNNNNNNNNNNNNNNNNNNNNNNNNNNNNNNNNNNNNNNNNNNNNNNNNNNNNNNNNNNNNNNNNNNNNNNNNNNNNNNNNNNNNNNNNNNNNNNNNNNNNNNNNNNNNNNNNNNNNNNNNNNNNNNNNNNNNNNNNNNNNNNNNNNNNNNNNNNNNNNNNNNNNNNNNNNNNNNNNNNNNNNNNNNNNNNNNNNNNNNNNNNNNNNNNNNNNNNNNNNNNNNNNNNNNNNNNNNNNNNNNNNNNNNNNNNNNNNNNNNNNNNNNNNNNNNNNNNNNNNNNNNNNNNNNNNNNNNNNNNNNNNNNNNNNNNNNNNNNNNNNNNNNNNNNNNNNNNNNNNNNNNNNNNNNNNNNNNNNNNNNNNNNNNNNNNNNNNNNNNNNNNNNNNNNNNNNNNNNNNNNNNNNNNNNNNNNNNNNNNNNNNNNNNNNNNNNNNNNNNNNNNNNNNNNNNNNNNNNNNNNNNNNNNNNNNNNNNNNNNNNNNNNNNNNNNNNNNNNNNNNNNNNNNNNNNNNNNNNNNNNNNNNNNNNNNNNNNNNNNNNNNNNNNNNNNNNNNNNNNNNNNNNNNNNNNNNNNNNNNNNNNNNNNNNNNNNNNNNNNNNNNNNNNNNNNNNNNNNNNNNNNNNNNNNNNNNNNNNNNNNNNNNNNNNNNNNNNNNNNNNNNNNNNNNNNNNNNNNNNNNNNNNNNNNNNNNNNNNNNNNNNNNNNNNNNNNNNNNNNNNNNNNNNNNNNNNNNNNNNNNNNNNNNNNNNNNNNNNNNNNNNNNNNNNNNNNNNNNNNNNNNNNNNNNNNNNNNNNNNNNNNNNNNNNNNNNNNNNNNNNNNNNNNNNNNNNNNNNNNNNNNNNNNNNNNNNNNNNNNNNNNNNNNNNNNNNNNNNNNNNNNNNNNNNNNNNNNNNNNNNNNNNNNNNNNNNNNNNNNNNNNNNNNNNNNNNNNNNNNNNNNNNNNNNNNNNNNNNNNNNNNNNNNNNNNNNNNNNNNNNNNNNNNNNNNNNNNNNNNNNNNNNNNNNNNNNNNNNNNNNNNNNNNNNNNNNNNNNNNNNNNNNNNNNNNNNNNNNNNNNNNNNNNNNNNNNNNNNNNNNNNNNNNNNNNNNNNNNNNNNNNNNNNNNNNNNNNNNNNNNNNNNNNNNNNNNNNNNNNNNNNNNNNNNNNNNNNNNNNNNNNNNNNNNNNNNNNNNNNNNNNNNNNNNNNNNNNNNNNNNNNNNNNNNNNNNNNNNNNNNNNNNNNNNNNNNNNNNNNNNNNNNNNNNNNNNNNNNNNNNNNNNNNNNNNNNNNNNNNNNNNNNNNNNNNNNNNNNNNNNNNNNNNNNNNNNNNNNNNNNNNNNNNNNNNNNNNNNNNNNNNNNNNNNNNNNNNNNNNNNNNNNNNNNNNNNNNNNNNNNNNNNNNNNNNNNNNNNNNNNNNNNNNNNNNNNNNNNNNNNNNNNNNNNNNNNNNNNNNNNNNNNNNNNNNNNNNNNNNNNNNNNNNNNNNNNNNNNNNNNNNNNNNNNNNNNNNNNNNNNNNNNNNNNNNNNNNNNNNNNNNNNNNNNNNNNNNNNNNNNNNNNNNNNNNNNNNNNNNNNNNNNNNNNNNNNNNNNNNNNNNNNNNNNNNNNNNNNNNNNNNNNNNNNNNNNNNNNNNNNNNNNNNNNNNNNNNNNNNNNNNNNNNNNNNNNNNNNNNNNNNNNNNNNNNNNNNNNNNNNNNNNNNNNNNNNNNNNNNNNNNNNNNNNNNNNNNNNNNNNNNNNNNNNNNNNNNNNNNNNNNNNNNNNNNNNNNNNNNNNNNNNNNNNNNNNNNNNNNNNNNNNNNNNNNNNNNNNNNNNNNNNNNNNNNNNNNNAAATTCATGCTCTATGAACACAATGCCATGATTTTTCACACAACAAAGACTTTTCTCTCCGACTTTTGAATCCATCTATGGTCATGGGTCACAAGATCCACCAAATAACCATTCACCCTCTCTGTTACTACTCTATATGAGTTCCGAACTGATGATACAAACAAATAAGGGTTGTTCTCAAATACACGTCTGGTTCATCAATCACAATGTGATGATTctcattgtcataccccaattttgtctgggcTTGTTGAAGCTTTCATTGGTGTTAATAACTTTAAAGCATGATGCACAGACTTAAAACATGGGGATCTTACCGAAGGAGGAAATttgggtttttgttgttatttcCCTAAGTTATGTTCAATAAGGTAGCAAAACCCAAATTTGAGGGTCCATACTGGATCAAGTCAATCAAACCCTAATCCCTTGGCTGATAATAGTGGTGGACAATTTCATTAGCTTGGTAAATCGTTTGGTTTTGAGGCATTTGATCCTGCCTAATCATGCCTTGATCATCAGGGTCTACCACGTATCTTGTTAACCGGTTGTACAGGCCACGTCAGTTGGACTCACCAATCCATTCGTATGCAGTCATCGTTTTGTCATCATGTCATAATAATTGTTCCGATTAATTCTAACCTCGTTTTGATTTCAACTTCAAATTAACTTTTGAAGTTTTATCTGACTTTGAGGTTAGATTTGATATTTAAAGATAAATTTGGTTTTTTTTAATTGTTTCGCTCTTTCCTGAATTAATTTCAAGAAGTTCGAGTCGAGTTAGAAGATCCAAATTGATTTTGAGGAGATGAATTGGTTCTTTAAACatttcatttttgttaaagcCCATTCCACATTTATTTTTCGGGCCCAATTCAAATCCAATTTTCAATTAAGTTCCTTCATAGCCATCATAATACAGTAGTCCAGTAAATAAGCCACATTATATTTAAACCCATTCTTTTACCATTAACTGTTATCCAATTCCATTTTAATTATGCTAATTTCAATGAAAATCTATTCACCAATACAATTTCCCCGATCCATTAAACCTATTTCTTTAAATCTTTTTTTCATAAACCATTAAATTCATGGCCCACACGACTACCTCCCATTAGTTATCAGGTTTTTTTACCAagataacccactttttcgaagaaattcccaaaataccccacttttcagcaaaattcccaaaataccccacttttaggaggaggcgccaattgaattggcgacccctcttaaaaattgcaaggaggcgccaattggattggctagggcacctgccctagccaatccaattggcgcctatgtgttatttttaagaggaggcgccaattcaattggcgcctcccttaaaaaagcctcaaatgaaaaaacctccaacatgaaagttgtagatcttttcaagacaatgaatttggatataaattttgcatcatttggattttttaggagaaagttatgggcagttgaagttggacttttgAGTTTTTgaactgttatctgacctataatgttttgtattattgcatgtgtttcctttaggaatatgaatttttgttcaacataacatttgaagtagacatcttaaattttccaatgcacttggtcccagttcaaaataattaaaaatgagtgagttaggtctttgcgaacttgacccaaaattagggtttatgtcaaaacaagtgtatgtgaattttgccaaaagggaccaacttcaagcccttctgtttgaatgataaaagcctcaaatgacaaaaccttaaacataaaagttgtagatcttttcaagataatgaatttggactaaagttttgcatcatttgcaatttttatgagaaaggtatgggcacctgaacttggactctttgacattttaactgttatctgacctataatgttttgtattattgcatgtgtttgtgttagagttatgaatttttgtccaacataacaagtgaagtagacatcttaaattttccaatgcacttggtcccacctcaaaataattaaaagtgagtgagttaggtccttgcgaacttgacccaaaattagggtttctgtcaaaacatgtgtatgtgaattttgccaaaagggaccaaattcaagcccttcaacataacaataacaagcccttgaattagggtttctgacctataatgttttgtattatgatatgtgtttattttaagtagacatctcaatggagtttcagtcaaaacatgtatatgtgaattttgccaaaatggagtttagacaaagaaactaaatgtttggagtttacacaaagataaatttgacataatatgaattgatattaataaaatttggattttacacaaagaatcctaatggtgatgaccgggatcacctaaccgacctccggtcccacatcccctagctatcctaacccttggccctaacccacgttgacgattctgcaccggtgtttgttcatctgatggtccaggagcgtcattacctcctacaggagaagatccgttgaggtattcagccaattcagcatagtcttcagtattcaatgatggtgtaccggcgtagctgagctcatgacccatgccagagaagttgggttgtggttaactcatggatgggcgaccgggacggttgaagggagacatgggtgtgaatgatgggtctaggaacggttggaaaggttgttggggtgtttggaaagggtatggttgtgggatgttttggtattgtgatgtttggggttcttggctacggtaggaggaggggcggttagtgttttggctaaggcgactttggtagggtgaaggtgtgggtgcgaagcgatgttcggtcgaaggttgatggtccatttgttggtggtagtatgggggatgttcttggtattggggttgggtgaatggcatgttttggttgtatgtttgtgtgtttgtggaacggaaagtttgacggataggtggttgtgagtaaccgagttgagaatgttgttgggggttagatgttgatccttcttgtgtgtaacttgtctggcgtgggtcgtagaggtacatatcatcggcgatgaattgaaatccaaccgatctataccaagccatataagtacgacttggttttacctcatttggcatgactgcgtcagttaagacatggtcatgacggtgcttccacttgcgacactctgatcttgcgaaggtttgccaagggttgtagttccattggtcgttcactttacgcatatgccattctcctaggctagctggggggTCTGGGATATTCTAgaccataccgaactgcagcttcacacgatcggtgttgtgcatctccactgttgtgaaccgtattatcggtgtgcatgttgtccatacggctgcgtcttcagggttgatctgatgctcatgatccatattaaggtatgaacgccaaatgaactgaaatgttaaagacaataggatttaaatgaatgtagaaaaagaCAATAGAATTaatgaagttattttgcttacgtctgtcggtcgaaggtgatccaacaggttgcgatactgagtaatacagtgtctcggacatctgctgtaattcataccacgtgccgaccatctacaccaaaaagttaaaataaattagttatgggtactaaactgtaaggaaggaagtaaagatatagcaatttaaacaacttacttttttgcatatggaaaagtgaaggggttgttattgaccggtgctagagacggtagtcttgaccatccccatgcttgtagcaaaacagcacatccagaaaatgtagaagtgtctttgtgggagtttttgcacaacgaactatagagataggctagacatgcagatccccaactataactacctattctatctatatgtctaagtaaaggtaagtacataatatgcatgctagaaccactaccttcgggaaataaaaaggatcctagtaacaacataatgtaacacctagttttgattattcgagcatcttcgaTAGAATTCTCatctaaatataaactattataatatgactttaggcgtgagagtagtataccttgacctctagcattatcatctaacaaatcagtgtttaaaagctccatgcaaattgaatttgcatagttggtcttaccattaacaacttttccttcaattcgtagtcctaaaagcatgtagacgtcttctaacgtcacggtacactcaccggttggaaaccaaaatgtgtgtgtctctggcctccatctttcgcataaggctagaatgaacttgttatctatagaccaagacataatcttgctaatgtgaccaaaaccggcgagttcaacataaggttgaatcatcgggtccattgggacaaattcgtggactcgagttcgaaaccttgatacatcctataatagaaataatgtaacacttgactaagttggtatttcaaaataaaatagggttggtggagatgaaacataaaaaattagtataagaaaaaacttacgtatgttgcgatgtttgcaactgttcctctgtgtgcttcgcccattgtgagtaaagacatattgttggggagttggtgtagatgaaattggaagattttgttgaagatgaaattgtaaaagaagtaatgtagatgaagtagtgagaatgttggtgtggaagaattgttgaaggagtggatgaatttataggcaaatggaggagagcataaaaaattgtgtttgcatggtgtctccacctcatttggcgaccatgtacaataataaagagggggcgccattcaaattggcgacaccatagggtacatgcatgcaaggctagttctgaatgcttggtttcgaggactgactccatgggggcgccattcaaattggcgaccatgtGCAAGCCTTAAGtgtaggcgccaaaccaattggcgccaccttctgcatgtctgacacgtggcacTGTTGTCTCCTGCATGGTGAACAACTTActtatggatggcttgcatgattgacacatcatctctgaccatcttaggtgtccgacacgtgtctgtcttgtctcctaCATGCTGATGACTAACTTCTTGATGCCTTTCTTGGTTGACACATCATgtctgaccatcttaggtgtccgacacgtggttgtcttgtctcctgcatgctgatgactaacttcttgatagcttgcctgtCTGACACATCAACTCAGACTGTCTTGCctgactgacacatcatctcagacacgtggctctctagtatcctgcatgcCGAAGACTCACTTCTTGATAGGTTGCCTGtctgacacatcaactcacactgtcttgcctgactgacacatcatctcagaactgtcttacatgtccgacacatggctatcttgtctcctgcatactgaagagtcacttcttgatagcttgcctggttgacacatcaactcacactgtcttgcagattgacacatcatctcagtcacgtggctctctagtatcctgcatgctgaagactcacttctgtcttgactagctagcatgattgacacatcaactcacactgtcttgcatgacagacacatcaactcatgactagctagcatgcttgacacatcaactcacactgtcttgcatgacagacacctcatctcagaactgacttgcatgcttgacacattaTCTCAGAGTAGCTTCAATGTCCAACACATCATCTCAaaactagctagcatgtgagagactgataccatctatttaagtgtcttactatcaacatccaagacacttcactcacattcatctgcacttgcaaaatagttttcatctccaaaatgtcatcttcatcattatacagtgtcaacgttcactgcaacggtgaaacttttgagtctgagcttcatggtttttgttttagaaacactgataccattagagtcacgatgaagagaaatgcaacctttttgcatttgaaaaaaagaatacaatcctttataggatcaggtattgtgtcaaagatgacatatcaaaatcctatatttttttagaatggtcaatgcaagtttttcc from Lathyrus oleraceus cultivar Zhongwan6 chromosome 1, CAAS_Psat_ZW6_1.0, whole genome shotgun sequence includes:
- the LOC127099635 gene encoding protein MAIN-LIKE 2-like yields the protein MAPPLYYCTWSPNEVETPCKHNFLCSPPFAYKFIHSFNNSSTPTFSLLHLHYFFYNFIFNKIFQFHLHQLPNNMSLLTMGEAHRGTVANIATYDVSRFRTRVHEFVPMDPMIQPYVELAGFGHISKIMSWSIDNKFILALCERWRPETHTFWFPTGECTVTLEDVYMLLGLRIEGKVVNGKTNYANSICMELLNTDLLDDNARGQGILLSRLKSYYNSLYLDENSIEDARIIKTRCYIMLLLGSFLFPEGSGSSMHIMYLPLLRHIDRIGSYSWGSACLAYLYSSLCKNSHKDTSTFSGCAVLLQAWGWSRLPSLAPVNNNPFTFPYAKK